The proteins below are encoded in one region of Streptomyces roseirectus:
- a CDS encoding LacI family DNA-binding transcriptional regulator, whose product MVKITDVARLAGVSPSTVSYALSGKRPISEQTRRRVQDAIRDLGYRPHAGARALATSRSNVLALVVPLRAGMHVPVVMQFVVSVVTAARRYDHDVLLLTQEEGDDGLRRVADTALVDGQVVMDVQLHDPRLPLLRNLERPTVVIGFPSSPQGLTCIDLDFRAAGEVCVDHLAGLGHRAVALVGSPPEVYVRQTAFAQRVVQGFTGAADRAGLQSAVHPCEATPLGARRVAEQLLREQPALTGVVVHNEAVLEPLIDAFRRLGLSVPGDLSVTAICPDDLAAHLGVSAVALPSGEVGAQAVELLMDKLAGEPVPEATLLRPTLTRRASTALRDA is encoded by the coding sequence ATGGTCAAGATCACCGATGTGGCGCGGCTGGCGGGTGTCTCCCCGAGCACGGTGTCCTACGCGCTGAGCGGCAAGCGGCCGATCTCGGAGCAGACCCGGCGCCGGGTGCAGGACGCCATCCGCGACCTCGGCTACCGGCCGCACGCCGGGGCCCGCGCGCTGGCCACCAGCCGCTCCAACGTCCTCGCCCTCGTCGTCCCCTTACGCGCCGGCATGCACGTGCCGGTCGTCATGCAGTTCGTGGTGTCGGTGGTGACGGCCGCGCGGCGCTACGACCACGACGTGCTGCTGCTGACGCAGGAGGAGGGCGACGACGGGCTGCGCCGGGTCGCGGACACGGCGCTGGTGGACGGGCAGGTCGTCATGGACGTCCAACTCCACGACCCCCGGCTGCCGTTGCTGCGCAATCTGGAGCGGCCGACGGTGGTGATCGGCTTCCCGAGCAGTCCGCAGGGGCTCACCTGTATCGACCTCGACTTCCGCGCGGCGGGCGAGGTGTGCGTGGACCATCTCGCCGGGCTGGGGCACCGGGCGGTCGCGCTGGTGGGGTCGCCGCCCGAGGTGTACGTCCGTCAGACGGCCTTCGCGCAGCGCGTCGTCCAGGGGTTCACCGGCGCCGCCGACCGCGCCGGGCTGCAGTCCGCCGTCCACCCCTGCGAGGCGACGCCGCTCGGTGCGCGCCGGGTCGCCGAGCAACTGCTGCGTGAGCAACCGGCGTTGACCGGGGTCGTCGTCCACAACGAGGCGGTGCTGGAACCGTTGATCGACGCGTTCCGCCGGCTCGGGCTGAGTGTGCCCGGGGATCTGTCGGTCACGGCGATCTGTCCCGACGATCTCGCGGCGCACCTGGGGGTCAGTGCCGTCGCCCTGCCGTCCGGTGAAGTCGGCGCCCAGGCCGTGGAGTTGCTGATGGACAAGCTCGCCGGGGAGCCGGTGCCGGAGGCGACGCTGCTGCGGCCGACGCTGACGAGACGGGCGAGCACGGCGCTGCGCGACGCGTGA
- the yicI gene encoding alpha-xylosidase, which yields MKFTDGYWLLRDGITAAHPAEVLDVTAAAGALEIHAPTQPIRHRGDLLKGPVVTISAHTPMPDVIGVTFAHFRGDPPHSPQFDLAASEFTPKLTHDESHATLTSGELSLRVTRTGPWHLDFRAHGRSLTSSGPKGMGIMSDARTGAHYLREQLGLKVGTSVYGLGERFGPLVKNGQAVDIWNADGGTATEQAYKNAPFYLTDAGYGVFVDHPGKVSFEVGSEAVSRVQFSVEAQELTYYVIYGPTPKEILRKYTALTGRPALPPAWSFGLWLSTSFTTAYDEETVTSFIEGMRERQLPLSVFHFDCFWMRELNWCDFEWDPRVFPDPEGMLARLKAKGLHICVWINPYIAQRSPLFAEGKELGHLLKRPDGSVWQWDLWQPGMALVDFTSPAARDWYAAKLEALLAQGVDCFKTDFGERVPTDVAWSDGSDPERMHNYYAYLYNQTVFDVLRKHRGEGEAVVFARSATTGSQKYPVHWGGDCESTYEAMAESLRGGLSLGLSGFGFWSHDIGGFEGTPSPALFKRWLAFGLLSSHSRLHGSSSYRVPWLFDDEAVDVLRLFTRLKLRLMPYLYETARVAHEEGLPVMRAMALEFPDDPGCAHLERQYMLGPDLLVAPVFNDEGDVRYYVPEGEWTHFVTGRTVTGPRWVSETHGFSSIPLLVRPGAVIPVGAHADRPDYRHADGVTLRAYGLERGAQVTVRVGEVSYTVVREGHTLRASASDPSLPWGLAAGDRVARAEAGCGFLTVELG from the coding sequence GTGAAGTTCACCGATGGTTACTGGCTGCTGCGCGACGGCATCACCGCGGCCCACCCGGCCGAAGTCCTGGACGTCACCGCCGCGGCCGGCGCCCTGGAGATCCACGCGCCGACGCAGCCCATCCGCCACCGCGGCGACCTGCTGAAGGGACCGGTCGTGACGATCAGCGCGCACACCCCCATGCCCGACGTCATCGGCGTCACCTTCGCCCACTTCCGGGGCGACCCCCCGCACAGCCCGCAATTCGACCTGGCAGCCTCGGAGTTCACCCCGAAGCTCACCCACGACGAGAGCCACGCGACCCTGACCTCCGGCGAGCTGTCCCTGCGGGTCACCCGCACCGGCCCCTGGCACCTCGACTTCCGCGCCCACGGCCGCTCACTGACCTCCAGTGGCCCCAAGGGCATGGGCATCATGAGCGACGCCCGCACCGGCGCCCACTACCTGCGCGAACAACTCGGCCTGAAGGTCGGCACATCGGTGTACGGACTCGGCGAGCGTTTCGGACCCCTCGTCAAGAACGGGCAGGCGGTGGACATCTGGAACGCCGACGGCGGTACCGCCACCGAACAGGCGTACAAGAACGCGCCGTTCTACCTGACCGACGCCGGGTACGGCGTCTTCGTCGACCACCCGGGCAAGGTGTCCTTCGAGGTCGGCTCCGAAGCGGTCTCGCGGGTCCAGTTCAGCGTCGAGGCACAGGAGTTGACGTACTACGTCATCTACGGCCCGACCCCGAAGGAGATCCTGCGCAAGTACACGGCGCTCACCGGCCGCCCCGCGCTCCCGCCCGCCTGGTCGTTCGGGCTGTGGCTGTCGACGTCGTTCACCACCGCGTACGACGAGGAGACCGTCACCTCGTTCATCGAGGGCATGCGTGAGCGTCAACTCCCGCTGTCCGTCTTCCACTTCGACTGCTTCTGGATGCGTGAGCTGAACTGGTGCGACTTCGAGTGGGACCCGCGTGTCTTCCCCGACCCGGAGGGCATGCTGGCCCGGCTGAAGGCGAAGGGGCTGCACATCTGCGTGTGGATCAACCCCTACATCGCGCAGCGCTCCCCGCTGTTCGCGGAGGGCAAGGAGCTGGGCCACCTCCTGAAGCGGCCGGACGGCAGCGTCTGGCAGTGGGACCTGTGGCAACCCGGCATGGCCCTGGTCGACTTCACCAGCCCCGCCGCCCGCGACTGGTACGCGGCGAAGCTGGAGGCGCTGCTCGCCCAGGGCGTCGACTGCTTCAAGACCGACTTCGGCGAGCGCGTCCCGACGGACGTCGCCTGGTCGGACGGCTCCGACCCGGAGCGCATGCACAACTACTACGCCTACCTCTACAACCAGACGGTCTTCGACGTCCTGCGCAAGCACCGCGGCGAGGGCGAGGCGGTCGTCTTCGCCCGCTCGGCCACAACGGGCAGCCAGAAGTACCCCGTTCACTGGGGCGGCGACTGCGAGTCGACGTACGAGGCGATGGCGGAGTCCCTGCGCGGCGGCCTGTCGCTCGGCCTGTCCGGGTTCGGTTTCTGGAGCCACGACATCGGCGGCTTCGAGGGCACCCCGTCCCCGGCCCTGTTCAAACGCTGGCTCGCCTTCGGCCTGTTGTCCTCGCACAGCCGGCTGCACGGCAGCTCCTCGTACCGCGTGCCGTGGCTCTTCGACGACGAAGCCGTGGACGTACTGCGGCTGTTCACCCGTCTCAAGCTGCGCCTCATGCCCTACCTGTACGAGACGGCGCGCGTCGCGCACGAGGAGGGGCTGCCGGTGATGCGCGCGATGGCCCTGGAGTTCCCGGACGACCCCGGCTGCGCGCATCTGGAGCGCCAGTACATGCTGGGCCCCGACCTGTTGGTCGCGCCGGTCTTCAACGACGAGGGAGACGTGCGGTATTACGTCCCCGAGGGCGAGTGGACGCACTTCGTGACCGGGCGCACGGTCACCGGGCCGCGCTGGGTGAGCGAGACGCACGGGTTCTCCAGCATCCCCCTGCTGGTGCGGCCCGGCGCGGTGATCCCGGTGGGCGCGCACGCCGACCGGCCCGACTACCGGCACGCCGACGGGGTCACGCTGCGCGCGTACGGACTTGAGCGGGGCGCCCAAGTCACCGTGCGCGTCGGGGAGGTGAGTTACACCGTCGTCCGCGAGGGGCACACGCTGCGCGCGTCCGCGAGCGATCCGTCGTTGCCCTGGGGGCTGGCCGCCGGGGACCGGGTGGCGCGGGCGGAGGCCGGATGCGGGTTCCTCACGGTGGAGTTGGGCTGA
- a CDS encoding carbohydrate ABC transporter permease, whose product MVTPFLIVTLNALKSPAEYAQSGPLSLPDGLYFDGLKDFWTRVDYTQKLVNSTLISGSVAILAVVLSLLNAYAIGVGRVKGRPWILAFFVLANVVPQEALVYPVYYLSKQLGLYDTRLSVIIVFTVIQAAFGTYLLSAVLGRFPREVIEAAHVDGANKWQVLWRIVVPMSRPTLGVLLVFFFVWTWNEFLLPLVMLISNDNQTVSVALGVLQGQRLMDATMTNAAALLGVLPALVFFLVFQRTLTRGIAVGAVK is encoded by the coding sequence ATGGTCACCCCGTTCCTCATCGTCACCCTCAACGCCCTCAAGTCCCCCGCGGAGTACGCCCAGAGCGGCCCTCTGAGTCTCCCGGACGGCCTGTACTTCGACGGCCTGAAGGACTTCTGGACCCGCGTCGACTACACCCAGAAACTCGTCAACTCCACCCTGATCAGCGGCTCGGTGGCGATCCTGGCCGTCGTCCTCTCCCTCCTGAACGCCTACGCGATCGGCGTCGGCCGGGTGAAGGGCCGCCCCTGGATCCTCGCCTTCTTCGTCCTCGCCAACGTGGTCCCGCAGGAGGCGCTGGTCTACCCCGTCTACTACCTGAGCAAGCAACTCGGCCTGTACGACACGAGGTTGAGCGTGATCATCGTGTTCACGGTGATCCAGGCGGCGTTCGGCACGTACCTCCTGTCGGCCGTCCTCGGCAGGTTCCCGCGCGAGGTGATCGAGGCGGCCCACGTCGACGGCGCGAACAAGTGGCAGGTGCTGTGGCGGATCGTCGTCCCGATGAGCCGCCCGACCCTCGGTGTCCTGCTCGTCTTCTTCTTCGTCTGGACGTGGAACGAGTTCCTGCTGCCGCTGGTGATGCTGATCTCCAACGACAACCAGACGGTGTCCGTCGCGCTCGGTGTCCTCCAGGGCCAGCGGCTGATGGACGCCACGATGACCAACGCGGCCGCTCTGCTCGGGGTGTTGCCCGCCCTGGTGTTCTTCCTCGTCTTCCAGCGCACGCTCACCCGCGGGATCGCCGTGGGTGCCGTCAAGTAA
- a CDS encoding carbohydrate ABC transporter permease produces MTAPRRRAVASSYAPFLLPGVLAFLAVVIVPFLMNTGLSFTRWQGVGTPEWAGLANYRELMDDSAFWASFRHSLFMVVAMAALPTAVGLVLAAALFDYVGKHFGSRVTTVLRACFYLPQVLPIAVAGIVWSWILAPENGSLNELLKAVGLSGWQQDWLGDPDFALYSVMGVMVWVQLGFPLVVFMAGLERVDPQLYEAAELDGAGWWRRFWHITLPQIRPEISVVLTWCTIAALKVFGAVYVLTKGGPGGATDVPSYFSFTTFFEKTQVGYGSAISTVLTVLILALSLIALRLQNRQEEKPS; encoded by the coding sequence ATGACGGCCCCCCGCCGCCGCGCCGTCGCCTCCTCCTACGCCCCCTTCCTCCTGCCCGGCGTCCTCGCCTTCCTCGCGGTCGTCATCGTCCCGTTCCTGATGAACACCGGTCTGAGCTTCACCCGTTGGCAGGGCGTCGGCACCCCGGAGTGGGCGGGGCTCGCCAACTACCGCGAGCTGATGGACGATTCGGCGTTCTGGGCGTCGTTCCGGCACAGCCTGTTCATGGTCGTGGCGATGGCGGCGCTGCCCACGGCCGTCGGACTCGTGCTGGCCGCCGCCCTGTTCGACTACGTCGGCAAGCACTTCGGCAGCAGGGTCACCACGGTCCTCCGGGCCTGCTTCTATCTCCCGCAGGTGCTGCCGATCGCGGTCGCCGGCATCGTGTGGAGCTGGATCCTCGCCCCGGAGAACGGCTCGCTCAACGAACTCCTCAAAGCCGTCGGCCTGTCGGGCTGGCAGCAGGACTGGCTGGGTGACCCGGACTTCGCGCTCTACAGCGTCATGGGCGTCATGGTGTGGGTCCAACTCGGCTTCCCGCTCGTGGTGTTCATGGCCGGCCTGGAACGCGTCGACCCGCAGCTGTACGAGGCGGCCGAGCTGGACGGCGCCGGCTGGTGGCGCCGGTTCTGGCACATCACGCTGCCGCAGATCCGCCCCGAGATCTCCGTGGTGCTGACCTGGTGCACGATCGCCGCGCTGAAGGTGTTCGGCGCGGTGTACGTCCTGACGAAGGGCGGTCCGGGCGGGGCGACGGACGTGCCGTCGTACTTCTCGTTCACCACGTTCTTCGAGAAGACGCAGGTCGGGTACGGGTCGGCGATCTCGACGGTGCTGACGGTGCTGATCCTGGCGCTCTCCCTGATCGCGCTGCGGCTCCAGAACAGGCAGGAGGAGAAGCCGAGTTGA
- a CDS encoding ABC transporter substrate-binding protein has product MLTAKRRTLTTAAALSTALLLASCGGSGDGGSDDGSTLRLWHYEAPNSAMGVAWTEAIKEFEAQHPGVKVKFEEKSFEQIQKTAPMVLNSSDAPDLMEYNKGNATTGLLSKQGLLTDLTPEVTKRGWDKLLSPGVSTTSRYGTNGVMGSGSWYGVPNYAEYTTLYLNKDLFREHGVQIPTTFSQLTAALQKFTDQGVTPLANAGAEYMAHQYLYQLALSRADRSWVDSYELFKGKTDFHDAAWKYGAETFADWVEKGYLAKSSSGATAEQAGVSFLQGKAPILFSGSWWYGRFQSEARFDWGTTLWPESKLTLGSGGNLWVVPKSSKNKQLAYDFIDITMSKKIQNLLGNKGGVPVAADTNAITDPKSKQLITDFNTLSSRDGLAFYPDWPVPGFYDVLVSETQKLITGSEKPDAYLDAVEKAYDKGVPAS; this is encoded by the coding sequence ATGTTGACGGCAAAACGGCGGACCCTGACGACAGCGGCGGCACTGAGCACGGCACTTCTCCTCGCGTCCTGCGGGGGCAGCGGCGACGGAGGATCCGACGACGGATCCACCCTGCGCCTGTGGCACTACGAGGCCCCCAACAGCGCGATGGGCGTGGCCTGGACGGAGGCGATCAAGGAGTTCGAGGCACAACACCCGGGTGTGAAGGTCAAGTTCGAGGAGAAGAGCTTCGAGCAGATCCAGAAGACGGCCCCGATGGTCCTCAACTCCTCGGACGCGCCCGACCTGATGGAGTACAACAAGGGCAACGCGACGACGGGCCTCCTCTCGAAGCAGGGCCTGCTGACCGACCTCACGCCCGAGGTGACCAAGCGCGGCTGGGACAAGCTCCTGAGCCCCGGCGTCAGCACCACGAGCCGGTACGGCACCAACGGCGTGATGGGATCGGGCAGTTGGTACGGCGTCCCGAACTACGCCGAGTACACGACGCTCTACCTGAACAAGGACCTGTTCCGCGAACACGGCGTGCAGATCCCGACAACGTTCTCCCAACTCACAGCGGCGCTCCAGAAGTTCACGGACCAGGGCGTGACGCCGCTGGCCAACGCGGGTGCGGAGTACATGGCCCACCAGTACCTCTACCAGCTCGCCCTCTCCAGGGCCGACCGCTCCTGGGTCGACTCCTACGAGCTCTTCAAGGGCAAGACGGACTTCCACGACGCGGCGTGGAAATACGGCGCCGAGACGTTCGCGGACTGGGTGGAGAAGGGCTACCTGGCGAAGAGTTCGAGCGGGGCGACGGCCGAGCAGGCGGGCGTCTCCTTCCTCCAGGGCAAGGCGCCGATCCTGTTCTCGGGCAGCTGGTGGTACGGCCGTTTCCAGTCGGAGGCGCGGTTCGACTGGGGCACCACCCTGTGGCCGGAGTCGAAGCTCACGCTCGGCTCGGGCGGCAACCTCTGGGTGGTGCCGAAGAGTTCGAAGAACAAGCAACTCGCCTACGACTTCATCGACATCACCATGTCGAAGAAGATCCAGAACCTGCTCGGCAACAAGGGCGGCGTCCCGGTCGCGGCGGACACGAACGCGATCACCGACCCGAAGTCGAAGCAACTCATCACGGATTTCAACACGTTGAGCAGCCGTGACGGCCTCGCCTTCTACCCGGACTGGCCCGTCCCCGGCTTCTACGACGTCCTGGTCTCCGAGACGCAGAAGCTCATCACCGGCAGCGAGAAGCCGGACGCCTACCTCGACGCGGTGGAGAAGGCGTACGACAAGGGCGTCCCCGCCTCATGA